A window of Chloroflexota bacterium contains these coding sequences:
- a CDS encoding DUF2085 domain-containing protein, with translation MEQTTVTGRTRDLVIAVDRFAYWFSQHWLAVFSVLYGTWVLAPFLAPVLMQLGATEPARAIYLFYSFFCHQLPQRSLFFFGSKPMYSLADIQTVWQLDGFFSLRQFVGNPEFGYKVAWSDRMISFYGGIWVGALIFALARKRVKSLSPVAWFFIGILPVGLDGVTHMSNDAVAGTSGMGFRDTNAWLAFLTGNALPQSFYVGDAFGSFNSDLRWITGIVFGLTTVWFIFPIVEDAMRDVRNQVGAQLKRAMMRSPA, from the coding sequence ATGGAACAGACAACGGTAACTGGTCGAACGCGCGATCTTGTGATCGCGGTTGACCGATTTGCTTATTGGTTTAGCCAGCACTGGCTCGCGGTGTTTAGCGTACTCTATGGAACCTGGGTGCTCGCGCCGTTTCTCGCGCCCGTGCTGATGCAACTCGGCGCAACGGAACCGGCGCGCGCGATATATCTTTTCTACAGTTTCTTTTGCCACCAATTGCCCCAACGCTCCCTGTTCTTTTTTGGATCCAAGCCGATGTATTCGCTCGCCGATATCCAAACCGTTTGGCAACTCGATGGATTCTTCAGTTTGCGCCAATTCGTGGGCAATCCGGAATTTGGATACAAGGTCGCATGGAGTGATCGGATGATTTCGTTTTACGGCGGTATCTGGGTCGGCGCGCTGATTTTTGCATTGGCACGCAAACGCGTCAAATCGCTTTCGCCCGTCGCGTGGTTTTTCATCGGCATCCTGCCGGTCGGTCTCGATGGTGTGACGCACATGAGCAACGATGCGGTTGCGGGAACAAGCGGCATGGGCTTTCGCGACACGAACGCGTGGCTGGCGTTCCTAACTGGCAATGCGTTGCCGCAGTCATTTTACGTGGGCGATGCATTTGGTTCGTTCAATTCGGACCTGCGCTGGATTACCGGCATCGTGTTCGGATTGACAACCGTGTGGTTCATTTTTCCAATCGTCGAAGATGCGATGCGAGATGTACGAAATCAGGTAGGCGCACAACTGAAACGTGCGATGATGCGGAGTCCGGCATGA